The Salmo salar chromosome ssa06, Ssal_v3.1, whole genome shotgun sequence sequence TCAATACAAGATATGTAACCTACCTCAGTTACCTCACACTGTATGCACATGAGGTGGGTTCAGCTATGCCTATCTCTAACAGTTCaactatatatacagtgcattcagaaagtattcagacccctagacattttacacattttgttacgttacagccttattctaaaatgtattaaatacattttttccctcatcaatctacacacaataccccaggcTTTTAgatgtttttgcaaatgtattaaaaataaaaaacagaaaccttatttacataagtattcagaccttttgctatgactcgaaattgagctcaggtgcatcctgttttcattaatcatccttgagatgtttctaccacttgattggagtccacctgtggtaaattcaattgattggacatgatttggaaaggcacacacctgtctatgtgagttcccacagttgacagcgcatgtcagagcaaaaaccaatccatgaggtcaaaggaattgtctgtagaactccatgacaggattgtgttgaggcacagatctggggaatgatACCAAAAAAAGTGTCTGCAGCGtcgaagatccccaagaacacagtggcctccatcattattaaatggaagaagttcggaaccaTCAAGACTTCATAGAGCtgtccacctggccaaactgagcaatcgggagagaaggtccttggtcagggaggtgaacaagaacccaatggtcactctgacagagctccagagttcctctgtggagatgggagaatcttccacaaggacaaccatctctgcagcacttcaccaatcaggcctgtatggtagagtggccagacagaagccagtagcattttttttgtacttttttgtTAATACATTTTCCAAAATTTATAAAATTCACCGTTTTTTCTTTCTCATTATGTCGagattgatgaggacaaaaaaaacgatttaatcaattttagaataaggctgtaatgtaacaaaatatggaaaacgtcaaggggtctgaatacttcccaaatgCATTGTATAAATGCAGATGCCAAGTTGGCAGTGAGGGATTTAGGTCTCCACTGATGAAAACATATGTTGTGGCCTATTAATAATGTGAGACACGGTGTGCTGTGGTCAAGACTCTGGGAACACCATGTTCTCCTTAAATACATACAGGAACAGCAGCCAGGGTTTAAGACCCTCCACGGATACACCCTGTGCCCTGCCATTGTCCGCTCTGAAAAGAGGAGCATGTTAATCACACATAAAGCCCAGAGTTGAGCAGAGGGtctggtgagctcagaatgaatgcatacacacaccatcccaaTTGGTGTAATTGTGGTCAGAAAGAGAaaggctaaacacacacacacacacacacagggggaaTCACTTTTCTCCTTTACAGAGAAATTCTGACTTCAATTTTTATATAGAGACTTTTTTTTACACTCTTCTATACTCAATATTTAATTATGTTTCCTATCTACTGTTCCTCTGGACAACACAATGCAGACAATCTCAGTATGTTGTGAGGGGAGACTAAATGCTGAAGGGAGAGAACAAAAGACTGCTGTAAATTAAAGCTCATCCACTTTACATAATGAGGGAGAAGGACATATAAAAGAATGCCTTGAGGTCCAGCTGAAAAAGTCCAAGAGAGAAGGAATAAAATATGTGTGCTTAAATACAGCAGTTATATGGCAATAACCACATCCAACCTCTGCTTACATCCGTTTGCTTCTGTCCAGATCTTTTACTCTGATTTCACAATTCATTCGCGGTTTCCTGTTTCCTGAGCGACATGTTATTTTGTCTGAAGCCTGAAGAAGCTAAGCCTACAGCTCTCATCTCTGCAGCGCTGGACGGAAACACTCTTCTATGTGACGTCAATTAAACCATGGTAGCTACCCACACACTTCAGCTCTGACGGCAATTGTCCTGTTTTTGGATGCCTGCGTCAGCAAGACCTTTTTAAAATCACCACATGGCATACATGGAATCAGTTGACCATATTTGCAATTTCCATGATGTGTTAAAGAGTTTTTCAGACATTGTATTATCACCGAGGTACCGGATCTAGAATTTATCTCATTTGGCTATAAATAAGTTTCAGTCTTCACAGTCGCAGCTACCTCCGTCTCCCTGTGCGCCTGGATGATGACGTGCTCGTCCAGGCAGAACGATAGATTTCAACAGCATTACTTCATAAAATCTAGTCTTTCTATTGGCAAATTAACTATTTAATTGGTATTAGTAAACGGCGACTAAATAATTCGAGTTTTGTCCACTGCATTCTGAGTGTTTGTTGGCTCGTGGAACAAACGGACCATGCATCTGAACCACTCCGCGGACCACGAGACCACTCTCCGTGGCGGGAAAAGGGGTCAGCTCGAGCTCTCCTCCGATGCCGTCAATAGTTGGGCATCCTCAAAATCCCAACAGGTATTCGTATGCCTATTCTACCTAAATTAAAATTACACGTTTGCTTCAAATAGCCTACtttgtgatattttttttttaccatataTAGCCTATATTAATTCGTTGATTAATTATGATAAAATGTAAATGAAGTGTAGGCAAGGCAAATAGGCTaaggcaacaatttcattattgAGTAGTACTACTTGGAAACAAGCTAAGACTGAGGCAGCCATAGCCTACCACTTAATAATGCAAAAGCTCATGTAGCCTACTGTTTTTCAATTGTTATTTTTCTATCCCTCTCCAGTATCCTGTCAAAATGCAGCTACCCAGCAGTTCCTTCATCCCCACCATCAATGCCATCACGTCCAGTCAGGAGCTGCAGTGGATGATCCAGCCAGCTATTCTAGCCTCCAAGCCTGGCCACTGCCTACGCTCTCACCCCTACCAGCCCCTGGACATCAGCAGTAGCCTGGGGCCTGGGAGCCACACAAGGCTCGGGGTAATACGGACAGTGGGCAACACGCATGGAAGGAGCAGGCGTAGTGATCAGGTAACAGTAAGGAAACACACTGTACAGGAAGACCGAGAGGCTTTGACTAAGGGATATGGATATGTTGTTAATATTGTggatataataataaaaaaaatattgttattGCAATATACAGTTTTTCACAGTAGATCAAAATATCAATATATTCATActgcaatatatattttttccgtaagtagcctatagcagtggttcccaactcagTACAGCTTTAAACTTTTTCTTGGAcattgtaatagtagaatgtacATGGTGCGATTTCTAAATCgtgtagtgcatcatcagttcctcatgtcatgtcagtcattgtgaACTTTAGTGAGCTATTTGTCAGAAATGACCAGATCAACTAGCgcatgtcagctaatgtttttttATGTTGGTTTTTAGCCCATATATATTGTTGTAAAAAACAAatgcactcaaatatcacatgcatACACTTTaggcatggcaaaatgtgtagatttgcaggaaataagcttacAACCAGCAAAATACTCTCCACCAACAAGGAGTGTGAACAGtctgtgtcatgaacagtgcttgtgcctgTAGACATagatgctggaaggggggcccaAATGAAAAGGTTTTGGAACCCCTGGTCTATAGTATCTATCTCATGTTAGAGTTGACCGTTTTTATTCAAATGAATGGCATATCCAGCCAAATGCTGTTTCTCACTGTTTCTCACTGTTTTCCATCAACAGTTGAACCCagctgaagaggagaggagaaggttgCGGAGAGAAAGGAACAAGCTGGCTGCTGCCAAGTGTCGCAACCACAGGAAGGAGCTGACCGACCAACTGCAAGGAGTGAGTCCAAACAGAGAGAATGACCAGTCAGTCAATACTGTAGCTCAACCTACCTACTGTTTTGTAAGCATAGATGGATGTTGATGGTTATGAACTATGAACTCTTGTTGTCTGTCCTATAAGGAGACTGATGAACTGGAGAGAGAGCAGGCCAGCTTGAAGACCCAGGTTGAGAGGctccaggaggagagagagaagctggagcgcgtgctagtGTTGCATGCCCCAGTGTGTCTACTGGGCTGTGACGGGCATCCCCAGGCTCAGCCACTGCCCCCTCTCGCCCCGACCATGTACCCCACAGCCACctcccccctggccaaacccctGAGCCCCCCTCCCACGATAAAGCAGGAGCCCCAGGAGGAGATGCTGTTCTCCTTTCACCACCATGAACACTGCGCCATCAAACCCACCTATCGCCATGTAGAAGAGTACTGTCCCAGTGTCGACTGCTTCACCACCCCATCCATGGTGAGCTGCAGCCCAGCCCATTTGGTGGATCTATCCTGTCCCATGCTGTCTCACCATCACCCCAGCCTGGGTGAGCAGGATAGGGCTGAGTCCTCATTCCGGGAagaggcccttcccaacaacttGCTCTCCAAGCCTCTCCCTGGTAGTGACATGAGTCTTGAGGATGGACTACTGGGACCACGATTCTCCCCCACCTTGTTGACTCTGTAGGGCAATGATTTACAGTAAAGTGGACAAATATAATGTACAGCACTATACTGTACTTTAATCACTATGGAATGTTCAGATGCTATTCTTTGAAATACTTGACCAGCATCGGATTTGGTCTGCCTGGTATAATGGAATCGTCCCAAAAGTACAAGCTCCAtgctaaggcctagattcaatcagatcaagtgttAAACTGTGATAGCAGACACACGAATAATGAATGTTTTTGCTGtcagaggtggaactgcgttggaGCCGTCAAATCGGTGAGTAGCTGCTCTTGCGATCATTGTCAAGAAGCCACATCTGTCCCCACTCGCTTTGGAAGTTCAGAGCGAGAAAGTGAAGACTATAATAATTACGCTCAAATTGAAAAATAATTAAACTATATAAagaggatttctatcagcctaattgATGTGTAGAttccatctcacattccagtgttccaacttggaaacaaggctgcatgggatttctgttaATTGGACTCTGTgaagccaatggcaatgtccgctttaggtataatgcctggagccacttgtggatttgacagctctaacagcAGTTCCACCTCTGACACCACCAAAACAACCGCTATGCTGATGTCACTAAAgcggatctgattgaatagagcaCTTTCTCAAGCAGAGACTAGGCTATAGTATACTGTCAAGTATCTAAAAGTTTTTGACATGTGTATTTTACTGAGCTCTGGAGAGGATTCTTCCCTTGTAAGAGGAAGATAAAGgtttaactagatattcttttcAAGTTTGGCTCTTGTCAATACGTCAATACTTCAATCATATCCATTTTCAAACTGAAAATCGATTGACTGGTAGTTTGGTTTGTTAGACACTAGATGGTGCTGCAAGACATTGCCTTGGCACAACTGTAAAGCACTACTGTAAATTTCAATGGCAAATATTTATTAACCATTAGTTCTGTTTAGTATTTAATTGCTGTGCCATTTATTAAAGACAATCTGTATGTAGAAGCCATTTTATGATTTTAAGTTGGAGTAATGGTTGTCACGACAACACTGACTAATTTTCTACAGTCAAATGTGATATGAACACAATGCAACATTACTTACCATACATCTGAGGTAGAAGTGTCAAAGCAATAGTCATCCACAATGATTTGCTATAATGTTGACCTTTATTTTTATCTCATATTGTTTGTTATTCATTCTTGACGGTTTTCATTAGGTTTCAATGTATTATTCGAGGCTGTACAATAAATTAATATGAAGAGTATTTGTTGTATAGTTTGCTGTGTGAAACATATTTTAAAATATGAATTGCTGGCAGTATGATCATAATATATAAGACCTCTCTGTGAGAATACAGACTCGGGACATAACGGACAaaaagttaacatacaccttagccaaatacatttcaactcagtttttcacaattcctgacattaatcaaagtaaaaattccttgttttcggtcagttaggatcactactttattttaagaatgtgaaatgtcagaataatagtggagagaattatttatttcagctattatttctttcatcacattcccagtgggtcagacgtttacatacactcaattagtatttggtagcagtgcctttaaattgtttatcttgggtcaaacattttgggtagccttccacaagcttcccacaataagttgggtgaattttgtcccattcctcctgacagagctggtgtaactgagtcaggtttgtaggcctccttgctcgcacacgctttttcagttctgcccacaaattttctgtaggattgaggtcagggctttgtgatggccactccaataccttgactttgttgtccttaagccattttgccacaactttggaattatgcttggggtcattgtccatttggaagacccatttgcaaccaagctttaacttcctgactgatatcttgagatgttgcttcaatatatccacataattttcctcctcatgatgccatctattttgtgaagtgcactagtccctcctgcagcaaagcacccccacaacatgatgctgccacccccgtgcttcacggttgggatggtgttcttcagtttgcaagcgtccccctttttcctccaaacatgacgaggGTCATTATGACCTTacagttacatttttgtttcatcagaccagaggacatttctccatgtctcttcttcctgagcggtatgacggctgtgtggtcccatggtgtttatacttgcttactattgtttgtacagatgaacgtggtaccttcagtcgtttggaaattgctcccaaggatgaactagacttgtggaggtctacaattttttttctgaggtcttggctgatttctttagattttcccatgatgtcaagcaaagaggcactgagtttgaagttaggccttgaaatacatccacaggtacacctccaattgactcaaatgatgtcaattagcctaaaatttacatttacgtcaaattggtgcattcaccttaagaaatccagtggaacaaccactttacaatagtacatctatatgttttttgg is a genomic window containing:
- the LOC106608192 gene encoding fos-related antigen 2 — protein: MHLNHSADHETTLRGGKRGQLELSSDAVNSWASSKSQQYPVKMQLPSSSFIPTINAITSSQELQWMIQPAILASKPGHCLRSHPYQPLDISSSLGPGSHTRLGVIRTVGNTHGRSRRSDQLNPAEEERRRLRRERNKLAAAKCRNHRKELTDQLQGETDELEREQASLKTQVERLQEEREKLERVLVLHAPVCLLGCDGHPQAQPLPPLAPTMYPTATSPLAKPLSPPPTIKQEPQEEMLFSFHHHEHCAIKPTYRHVEEYCPSVDCFTTPSMVSCSPAHLVDLSCPMLSHHHPSLGEQDRAESSFREEALPNNLLSKPLPGSDMSLEDGLLGPRFSPTLLTL